The following coding sequences are from one Microbulbifer sp. TB1203 window:
- a CDS encoding RNA polymerase sigma factor, with product MNKARKTLLERLFAEHGQALVRFVARIVRSTEDAEDIAQHAYLRLQKLSDEKELDNPRAYLYQIANNLAVDQLRRGKLHMEYVSQQLPAEGETVGDDHADHQSPERVLAARQQLQSIYDAMDSLPLKCRQAFLLHRTRGLSYSEIAQEMNTSVSSVEKYILQALKVCRRRVERGH from the coding sequence ATGAATAAAGCGCGGAAAACGCTTCTGGAAAGGCTGTTCGCCGAACACGGCCAGGCGCTGGTGCGCTTTGTGGCACGCATCGTCCGCAGCACCGAAGATGCCGAGGACATTGCCCAGCACGCCTATCTCCGCCTGCAGAAGCTCAGCGACGAAAAAGAGCTGGACAACCCCCGCGCCTATCTCTACCAGATCGCCAACAATCTCGCCGTCGACCAGCTGCGCCGCGGCAAGCTGCATATGGAGTACGTCAGCCAACAGCTGCCCGCGGAGGGCGAGACCGTCGGCGACGACCACGCCGACCACCAATCCCCGGAGCGGGTACTGGCCGCCAGGCAACAGTTGCAGTCCATCTACGACGCCATGGACAGTCTGCCCCTCAAGTGCCGCCAAGCTTTCCTGCTACACCGTACCCGCGGCCTCTCCTACAGCGAGATTGCCCAGGAAATGAACACTTCGGTGAGCAGCGTGGAAAAATATATCCTGCAGGCACTCAAGGTCTGTCGCCGACGCGTGGAGAGGGGGCACTGA
- a CDS encoding FecR family protein, whose amino-acid sequence MPNEDRLDQACAWIARLRSDTLSSTDRREFAAWMAQSPDNRRAFDEMSELWGDLGALAHLPVDELFPESVPRPRAGHSDNSAAADRVPAWNLPQWLMGGGLAAACLAVALWVGNQWLGGDSFRQQTYATAVGETRTVALADGSQVQLNTNTELRVSFSREERRAQLLRGEAYFEVARQTARPFSVAAGRANIRVLGTKFNVERNPGNTRVSVTGGTVAVSEAQAASGLRPESVKLKRNQKVSVSATGIGQVGKTSADEALDWTHGVLVFDRTPLAEALEELNRYLTVPAVADASVQERPLSGTFELSDPDSTLTAIAAALDLQQDRSDPNLTLLSPKRN is encoded by the coding sequence GTGCCAAATGAAGACAGGCTGGATCAGGCATGTGCCTGGATCGCCCGCCTGCGCTCGGATACCCTGAGCTCCACCGACAGGCGCGAGTTTGCCGCCTGGATGGCGCAGTCCCCCGACAACCGCCGCGCCTTTGACGAGATGTCCGAGCTGTGGGGGGACCTGGGCGCTCTCGCCCACCTGCCTGTCGATGAACTCTTTCCCGAGAGCGTTCCCCGCCCCCGCGCAGGCCACAGCGACAACAGTGCTGCCGCCGACAGGGTGCCGGCCTGGAATCTTCCCCAGTGGCTGATGGGCGGCGGCCTCGCGGCCGCTTGCCTGGCGGTCGCCCTGTGGGTGGGCAACCAGTGGCTGGGTGGCGATAGTTTCCGCCAGCAGACCTACGCCACAGCCGTGGGCGAGACCCGCACCGTGGCCCTCGCCGATGGCTCCCAGGTCCAGCTCAATACCAACACCGAACTGCGCGTCTCCTTCAGCCGCGAAGAGCGCCGCGCCCAGTTGCTGCGGGGCGAGGCCTACTTTGAGGTAGCGCGGCAGACCGCGCGCCCCTTCAGCGTCGCCGCGGGCAGGGCCAATATTCGTGTGCTTGGCACCAAGTTCAACGTAGAGCGCAACCCCGGCAATACCCGGGTTTCCGTCACCGGCGGCACCGTGGCGGTCAGCGAGGCGCAGGCCGCCAGCGGCCTGCGGCCGGAGTCGGTCAAGCTGAAAAGGAACCAGAAAGTCAGCGTTTCCGCCACCGGAATCGGTCAGGTCGGCAAGACGTCCGCCGACGAGGCGCTGGACTGGACCCACGGTGTCCTGGTGTTCGACCGCACCCCGCTGGCAGAGGCGCTGGAGGAACTCAACCGCTATCTGACGGTTCCCGCCGTCGCCGATGCCAGCGTGCAGGAGCGCCCACTCTCTGGCACTTTCGAACTGTCCGATCCGGACAGCACCCTCACGGCCATCGCCGCCGCACTGGATCTGCAGCAGGATCGCAGTGATCCTAACCTGACTCTCTTGTCACCCAAGCGCAACTGA